Proteins from a single region of Primulina tabacum isolate GXHZ01 chromosome 5, ASM2559414v2, whole genome shotgun sequence:
- the LOC142547056 gene encoding proline-rich receptor-like protein kinase PERK15 gives MSQEDASPPSNSSSPSPPPQDSSDSSPPPPPPSPSDSSTSPPPKDDSSSPPPPDNGSDSPSPPSPSSDKNSPPPPPNNNNDNNHNNNDNNNNSPPPNNNNDNNNNNNDNNNNSPPSNNNKHPPPPKSSSSDGFSPPPPPSSQSGSLPPSRDQRSSNDESSNGPDQKAIIGGAAAGAGLLLFIVILFMICCARRKKRRARGHMHYYTDNSLGHKSDIYYNNVPPHGNWNPNGRPSTIPPPPGSGNLSSELGWPVAPPPPPPMMSSSELSSSGFSGPHQSSLPPPHPAVALGFNQSSFTYNDLSVATGGFSQANLLGQGGFGFVHKGILPNGKEVAVKSLKSNSSQGEREFQAEVDIISRVHHRHLVSLVGYCIAGSQRMLVYEYVPNGTLEFHLLGSGRPTMDFHTRLRIAIGSAKGFAYLHEDCHPRIIHRDIKTANILLDYNFEAKVADFGLAKLSSDTNTHVSTRIMGTFGYLAPEYASTGKLTEKSDVYSYGIMLLELITGRRPIDLSSDDDSLVDWARPILIQAAEGGSYEELVDPRLENNYDHHVMLRMVASAAACIRHSARRRPKMSQIVRALEGDVSLEDLNEGVRPGHSRMFGSNSGSEYDSGSYTDLRRFKKVDGMSSQEFTSSGEHGLTGEFVHPNKAH, from the exons ATGTCGCAAGAGGATGCTTCGCCACCCTCTAATTCATCATCCCCGTCTCCGCCCCCGCAAGACTCGTCAGATTCATCGCCGCCGCCGCCACCACCATCACCATCCGATTCATCAACATCACCACCGCCAAAAGATGATTCATCATCGCCACCACCTCCTGACAACGGCTCAGATTCTCCATCTCCGCCATCTCCATCCTCCGATAAAAAttctccacctccacctcctaACAACAACAACGATAACAACCACAATAACAACGATAACAACAATAATTCTCCACCTCCTAACAACAACAACGataacaacaacaataacaacGATAACAACAATAATTCTCCACCTTCGAACAACAACAAACATCCTCCACCGCCCAAGTCAAGTTCATCAGACGGGTTTTCACCTCCCCCGCCACCATCATCTCAGTCAGGATCGCTTCCTCCGTCAAGGGATCAGAGGTCATCAAACGATGAGTCATCCAATGGTCCAGACCAAAAGGCCATCATAGGTGGAGCAGCAGCAGGGGCAGGATTACTGCTCTTTATCGTGATTCTCTTCATGATATGTTGTGCTAGAAGAAAGAAGAGAAGGGCACGAGGCCATATGCATTACTACACAGATAATTCCCTAGGACACAAAA GTGATATCTATTACAACAATGTTCCTCCACACGGCAACTGGAACCCGAACGGCCGTCCCTCCACGATCCCACCACCCCCTGGCAGCGGCAACCTGAGCTCGGAACTAGGGTGGCCGGTAGcgcctcctcctccacctccaatGATGAGCAGCAGCGAACTAAGCTCCTCCGGGTTCTCCGGCCCACACCAATCATCACTGCCGCCTCCCCATCCAGCTGTCGCCTTAGGGTTCAACCAGAGCAGCTTCACGTACAACGACCTTTCGGTGGCCACTGGCGGATTTTCACAAGCAAATCTACTTGGTCAAGGCGGATTCGGATTCGTTCACAAGGGGATTTTACCTAATGGGAAGGAGGTGGCGGTTAAGAGCTTGAAATCGAACAGTTCGCAGGGGGAGCGGGAGTTCCAGGCGGAGGTGGATATCATCAGCAGGGTTCATCATCGGCATCTTGTGTCGCTGGTTGGGTACTGTATCGCCGGATCTCAAAGGATGTTGGTCTATGAATATGTTCCCAATGGAACTCTTGAATTTCATCTTCTTG GAAGTGGTCGGCCAACAATGGATTTCCACACGAGACTTAGAATTGCCATTGGATCAGCCAAAGGATTCGCTTACCTTCATGAAGACT GTCATCCTCGGATTATCCATCGAGACATTAAAACTGCAAACATTTTGCTGGACTACAATTTTGAAGCCAAG GTGGCTGATTTTGGATTGGCTAAGCTATCTTCAGACACCAACACTCATGTCTCAACTCGGATAATGGGAACATTTGG ATACTTGGCACCTGAATATGCATCAACCGGGAAGCTTACTGAGAAATCCGACGTCTACTCCTATGGGATAATGCTTTTGGAGCTAATAACCGGTCGTCGCCCCATCGATCTGAGCAGCGACGACGATAGCCTAGTTGACTGG GCTAGACCAATTCTGATACAAGCAGCAGAGGGAGGAAGCTATGAAGAGTTGGTGGATCCAAGGCTAGAAAACAACTATGATCACCATGTTATGCTGCGTATGGTGGCTAGCGCCGCCGCCTGCATTAGGCACTCTGCGAGGCGACGTCCCAAAATGAGCCAG ATTGTGAGAGCACTGGAAGGTGATGTATCCCTAGAGGACCTCAACGAGGGAGTGAGACCAGGGCACAGTAGGATGTTCGGGTCAAACAGTGGCTCCGAGTATGACAGTGGCTCATACACAGATTTGAGAAGATTCAAGAAAGTAGATGGGATGTCGAGCCAGGAATTCACCAGCAGTGGCGAACATGGACTCACCGGCGAGTTCGTTCACCCTAACAAAGCACATTAG
- the LOC142547057 gene encoding guanine nucleotide-binding protein subunit beta-2 has protein sequence MASVTELKQRHLAASETVNGLREKLKQKRLLLLDTDVAGYSRLQGKNPVNIGPTDLVCCRTLQGHTGKVYSLDWTAERNRIVSASQDGRLIVWNALTSQKTHAIKLPCAWVMTCAFSPTGQSVTCGGLDSVCSIFNLNSPSDKDGNLPVSRMLTGHKGYVSSCQYVPDEDSHLITASGDHTCVLWDITTGLRTSVFGGEFQSGHTADVLSVSINGSNSRMFVSGSCDSTARLWDTRVASRAVRTFHGHEGDVNTVKFFPDGNRFGTGSDDGACRLFDIRTGHQLQVYQQPHGDNEVPHVTSIAFSISGRLLFAGYTNGDCYVWDTLLAKVVLNLGSLQNSHESRISCLGLSADGSALCTGSWDTNLKIWAFGGYRKVS, from the exons ATGGCGTCAGTTACTGAGCTGAAACAGCGTCACTTGGCTGCTTCCGAAACAGTTAATGGGCTCCGGGAAAAATTGAAGCAAAAACGTCTTCTTCTTCTCGACACTGATG TTGCTGGTTACTCGAGGTTGCAGGGGAAAAATCCGGTGAATATTGGGCCAACCGATCTGGTTTGCTGTCGAACGTTGCAGGGTCACACGGGAAAG GTTTATTCCCTGGATTGGACTGCTGAAAGGAATCGAATTGTAAGTGCATCTCAAGATGGCAGATTAATAGTGTGGAATGCTCTCACAAGCCAAAAAACTCATGCAATTAAGCTACCATGTGCATGGGTCATGACCTGTGCCTTCTCTCCCACTGGGCAGTCTGTTACCTGTGGTGGCTTAGATAGTGTCTGCTCAATCTTTAACCTTAACTCGCCATCTGACAAGGATGGGAATCTGCCGGTGTCAAGAATGCTAACAGGGCATAAAGGATATGTGTCATCATGTCAATATGTACCCGACGAAGACTCACATCTCATAACTGCTTCTGGTGATCACACGTGTGTTTTATGGGATATAACCACTGGCCTGAGGACTTCTGTATTTGGAGGCGAATTTCAGTCTGGCCACACTGCTGATGTGCTAAG tgtCTCCATCAACGGATCCAACTCGAGAATGTTTGTGTCCGGCTCGTGCGACTCAACTGCCCGCCTTTGGGATACTCGTGTTGCCAGTCGAGCTGTTCGCACTTTTCATGGACATGAAGGAGATGTTAATACTGTAAAGTTCTTCCCAGATGGCAATAGATTTGGAACTGGTTCAGATGATGGAGCCTGTAGACTATTCGACATTAGAACTGGGCACCAGCTACAAGTGTACCAGCAACCACATGGTGATAACGAGGTCCCTCATGTAACTTCTATTGCATTTTCTATCTCAGGCCGACTCCTCTTTGCTGGATATACAAATGGCGACTGCTATGTGTGGGACACTCTGCTCGCTAAG GTGGTTTTGAACTTGGGATCCCTTCAAAATTCTCATGAATCTCGGATTAGCTGTCTCGGTCTATCAGCTGATGGGAGTGCATTATGTACAGGAAGTTGGGATACAAACCTTAAG ATTTGGGCTTTTGGAGGTTACAGAAAAGTGAGCTGA
- the LOC142547059 gene encoding glucan endo-1,3-beta-D-glucosidase-like isoform X2, whose amino-acid sequence MAEAWLVHVIEDTYSQSFVGVNYGQVADNLPPPEATAQLLKSTTIEKVRLYGADPGIIKSLANSGVGIVIGAANGDIPALGSDPNFAGNWVNSNVLPYYPASNIIVVTVGNEVMSSKDPNLVALLLPALQNVQNALNAASLGGKIKVSTVHSMAVLSQSEPPSSGAFNPASTDAMKALLQFHSANGSPFMINPYPFFAYQSDPRPETLAFCLFQPNAGRMDSKTGINYMNMFDAQVDAVYSALGEIGFKDIEIVVAETGWPYKGDPNEVGPSLDNAKAYNGNLINHLRSMVGTPLMPGKSVDTYIFALYDEDLKPGPSSERSFGLFRPDLSVTYDAGLSKSSQTPTAPTPTTPVTPAPKPVAGWCVPKPGVSDAQLQENLDYACGQGIDCTPIQPGGACFEPPTVLSHACYAMNLLYQTAGRNPWNCDFLQTATITSTNPSYNACVYPGGNT is encoded by the exons ATGGCGGAAGCTTGGTTGGTTCATGTGATTGAAGACACTT ATTCACAGTCTTTCGTCGGAGTTAATTATGGGCAGGTGGCCGACAACCTCCCTCCGCCGGAGGCGACTGCGCAGCTACTGAAATCTACGACCATCGAGAAGGTGAGGCTGTACGGCGCCGACCCGGGAATAATAAAGTCGCTGGCGAACAGCGGCGTGGGGATCGTGATCGGCGCCGCCAATGGTGATATCCCGGCGCTGGGGTCCGACCCGAACTTCGCGGGTAATTGGGTCAATTCGAATGTGCTGCCGTACTACCCGGCCAGCAACATCATCGTTGTCACGGTGGGGAATGAGGTGATGAGCTCAAAAGATCCGAACCTAGTGGCTCTGCTCCTGCCCGCCTTGCAAAATGTCCAAAACGCCCTCAATGCCG CATCACTTGGTGGGAAAATAAAGGTGTCAACTGTACATTCAATGGCGGTGTTAAGCCAATCGGAACCGCCATCATCAGGGGCTTTCAATCCGGCTTCAACCGATGCAATGAAGGCATTGTTGCAGTTCCATAGTGCAAACGGTTCGCCTTTTATGATCAATCCATATCCTTTCTTCGCTTACCAGAGCGATCCGAGGCCCGAAACGTTGGCGTTTTGCTTGTTCCAACCTAATGCCGGAAGGATGGATTCAAAAACTGGCATCAACTACATGAACATGTTTGATGCTCAG GTTGATGCTGTATATTCGGCCTTGGGTGAAATCGGATTTAAGGATATCGAGATCGTTGTTGCTGAGACGGGGTGGCCTTATAAAGGCGATCCTAACGAAGTCGGTCCAAGTTTGGATAATGCGAAAGCTTACAATGGGAACTTGATAAACCACCTCAGGTCCATGGTTGGTACTCCACTCATGCCTGGGAAATCAGTTGATACCTATATCTTTGCACTTTATGATGAAGATTTGAAACCCGGGCCTTCTTCAGAGCGCTCGTTTGGGCTTTTCAGGCCCGATCTTTCCGTGACTTACGATGCTGGTCTCTCGAAGAGCTCGCAG ACTCCAACTGCCCCAACGCCCACGACTCCGGTGACTCCTGCACCAAAACCAGTAGCAGGTTGGTGTGTACCCAAGCCAGGGGTATCTGACGCGCAACTACAGGAAAATCTTGATTATGCATGCGGACAGGGCATTGATTGTACTCCGATTCAGCCCGGTGGTGCATGTTTCGAGCCACCAACTGTTCTATCGCATGCTTGTTACGCCATGAATCTTCTATACCAAACAGCGGGTAGAAATCCGTGGAACTGCGACTTCCTGCAGACCGCAACAATCACTTCTACAAATCCTA GTTACAACGCTTGCGTTTACCCTGGTGGAAATACATGA
- the LOC142547059 gene encoding glucan endo-1,3-beta-D-glucosidase-like isoform X1 yields the protein MAGPPIFLQSRAVFCLLLLSFYSANSQSFVGVNYGQVADNLPPPEATAQLLKSTTIEKVRLYGADPGIIKSLANSGVGIVIGAANGDIPALGSDPNFAGNWVNSNVLPYYPASNIIVVTVGNEVMSSKDPNLVALLLPALQNVQNALNAASLGGKIKVSTVHSMAVLSQSEPPSSGAFNPASTDAMKALLQFHSANGSPFMINPYPFFAYQSDPRPETLAFCLFQPNAGRMDSKTGINYMNMFDAQVDAVYSALGEIGFKDIEIVVAETGWPYKGDPNEVGPSLDNAKAYNGNLINHLRSMVGTPLMPGKSVDTYIFALYDEDLKPGPSSERSFGLFRPDLSVTYDAGLSKSSQTPTAPTPTTPVTPAPKPVAGWCVPKPGVSDAQLQENLDYACGQGIDCTPIQPGGACFEPPTVLSHACYAMNLLYQTAGRNPWNCDFLQTATITSTNPSYNACVYPGGNT from the exons ATGGCCGGTCCTCCAATCTTCCTCCAATCACGCGCTGTCTTCTGCCTTCTCCTTCTCTCTTTTTACTCTGCTA ATTCACAGTCTTTCGTCGGAGTTAATTATGGGCAGGTGGCCGACAACCTCCCTCCGCCGGAGGCGACTGCGCAGCTACTGAAATCTACGACCATCGAGAAGGTGAGGCTGTACGGCGCCGACCCGGGAATAATAAAGTCGCTGGCGAACAGCGGCGTGGGGATCGTGATCGGCGCCGCCAATGGTGATATCCCGGCGCTGGGGTCCGACCCGAACTTCGCGGGTAATTGGGTCAATTCGAATGTGCTGCCGTACTACCCGGCCAGCAACATCATCGTTGTCACGGTGGGGAATGAGGTGATGAGCTCAAAAGATCCGAACCTAGTGGCTCTGCTCCTGCCCGCCTTGCAAAATGTCCAAAACGCCCTCAATGCCG CATCACTTGGTGGGAAAATAAAGGTGTCAACTGTACATTCAATGGCGGTGTTAAGCCAATCGGAACCGCCATCATCAGGGGCTTTCAATCCGGCTTCAACCGATGCAATGAAGGCATTGTTGCAGTTCCATAGTGCAAACGGTTCGCCTTTTATGATCAATCCATATCCTTTCTTCGCTTACCAGAGCGATCCGAGGCCCGAAACGTTGGCGTTTTGCTTGTTCCAACCTAATGCCGGAAGGATGGATTCAAAAACTGGCATCAACTACATGAACATGTTTGATGCTCAG GTTGATGCTGTATATTCGGCCTTGGGTGAAATCGGATTTAAGGATATCGAGATCGTTGTTGCTGAGACGGGGTGGCCTTATAAAGGCGATCCTAACGAAGTCGGTCCAAGTTTGGATAATGCGAAAGCTTACAATGGGAACTTGATAAACCACCTCAGGTCCATGGTTGGTACTCCACTCATGCCTGGGAAATCAGTTGATACCTATATCTTTGCACTTTATGATGAAGATTTGAAACCCGGGCCTTCTTCAGAGCGCTCGTTTGGGCTTTTCAGGCCCGATCTTTCCGTGACTTACGATGCTGGTCTCTCGAAGAGCTCGCAG ACTCCAACTGCCCCAACGCCCACGACTCCGGTGACTCCTGCACCAAAACCAGTAGCAGGTTGGTGTGTACCCAAGCCAGGGGTATCTGACGCGCAACTACAGGAAAATCTTGATTATGCATGCGGACAGGGCATTGATTGTACTCCGATTCAGCCCGGTGGTGCATGTTTCGAGCCACCAACTGTTCTATCGCATGCTTGTTACGCCATGAATCTTCTATACCAAACAGCGGGTAGAAATCCGTGGAACTGCGACTTCCTGCAGACCGCAACAATCACTTCTACAAATCCTA GTTACAACGCTTGCGTTTACCCTGGTGGAAATACATGA